A single window of Drosophila suzukii chromosome 3, CBGP_Dsuzu_IsoJpt1.0, whole genome shotgun sequence DNA harbors:
- the Srrm234 gene encoding serine/arginine repetitive matrix protein 2 isoform X7, producing the protein MYNGIGLTTPRGSGTNGHVQRNWACVRPGKKDKDYRAEDDTKKLDAQLNRPPNKEILDHDRKRKIEVKCLEFEEILEKQGRTPEEIKTQVDSFRQKLMGQGKTDLAKDEFGRVAARDTHQIAEAQQQKNAKLREAFNISEYFVEGSSFDSDRKAKEDLAKSVALQKELDAQRESLAAAAAAAAAGKDKETGKRYALVRTPSRERERERDRDGGDAVASGDEREHVSKSDKKKRKKRARESSASPERKKDKKKKSKKHKKESKSKKKKSRKRKHSESGRDSDKDSDEEDDSSEEDRRESKSARKKAKKDKKKRDKKLKKKSRARASSTDSERSNSPSRKENKSDKSRGVKASKSDEKTSQQDKATTRSRSRERRKDTKARPQESSIDSRRHRSRERSAVTPPRKEPERRERSKDRQRSKERQRSRERLRSKERLRSRERQRSKERQRSKERQRSKERQRSKSKERQRSKDRQRSKERQRSKERQRSKDRQRSTERHRSKDKKQSVDKRRDRSKDRSKEKQRSNERQRSKERPLSKDRQGVKERQRSKERQHSKERQRSKERQRSRERQRSKDRQRSKERQRSKDRQRSKERQRSRDRPAKESRPTNSPKERSPKKKDDRRQRSPSNASRKRTDDTKLSRNSRSQSPAHSPEAPPKKTVPTPAFNPFKAAEDTVNDILGTKSVMVALEQTKRQRAASSSSSDSDSSSSSSSASRTPSPKPTPKKTKKRSRTPEPKEVKKEASPKKERRRSVKRERSNSPQVVKSKNKLVDPSPKPARRRSRSSSSELRYSPAERHPERYQDIIQDKKRPSKAREAPSTKPAPVVRLRAQSDDGSDAETGVDGTALEEFQQSRREREEQQELRMLEQLKSGIAAKAKQKIRIMEKDPAKEGSEPLVAALADSSLVDAIVSKVSTATVAAAAAAESAARRSRSRERRSRSRSKRRTSGSHHRHHSSSRSRSRYSSSSSRSGSRSSRSRSGSHSSRSSCSSHSSSGSSSSGSGSASSQSGSRSPSIPRRRGSPSFLDRRRITSARKRPIPYHHKATGEGEAAEEASSCCSSCFSRASSPATPLLTPLRNSRSPSMAAF; encoded by the exons ATGTACAACGGCATTGGACTGACCACGCCCCGTGGCTCCGGCACAAACGGACACGTGCAGCGAAACTGGGCGTGTGTGCGTCCCGGGAAGAAGGACAAGGACTACCGCGCCGAGGACGACACCAAGAAGCTGGACGCCCAGCTGAACAGGCCGCCCAACAAGGAGATCCTGGACCACGACCGTAAGCGCAAGATCGAAGTCAAGTGCCTGGAATTCGAGGAGATTCTCGAGAAGCAGGG ACGCACACCGGAGGAAATCAAGACGCAGGTGGACTCCTTCCGCCAGAAGTTGATGGGACAGGGCAAAACAGATCTGGCAAAGGATGAATTTGGACGCGTAGC CGCTCGCGACACCCATCAAATAGCTGAGGCTCAGCAGCAGAAGAACGCAAAGCTGCGCGAGGCCTTTAACATATCCGAGTACTTCGTGGAGGGCAGCAGCTTCGACAGCGATCGCAAGGCAAAGGAGGACCTGGCCAAAAGCGTGGCTCTGCAAAAGGAACTGGACGCCCAGCGCGAGAGCCTCGCGGCGGCGGCAGCTGCCGCAGCAGCAGGCAAGGACAAGGAGACCGGGAAGCGCTATGCCCTAGTGCGCACTCCCTCCCGCGAACGGGAGCGGGAACGCGATCGCGATGGAGGCGATGCAGTGGCCAGCGGGGATGAGCGCGAGCATGTCTCCAAGTCGGACAAGAAGAAGCGCAAGAAGCGCGCCAGAGAGAG TTCGGCCAGTCCTGAGCGCAAGAAGGACAAGAAGAAAAAGTCGAAGAAGCACAAGAAAGAGAG TAAGTCGAAGAAGAAAAAGTCGCGTAAGCGCAAGCACAGCGAGAGTGGCCGGGATAGCGACAAGGATAGCGATGAGGAGGACGACAGCAGCGAGGAGGATCGGCGCGAGTCGAAGAGTGCCCGCAAGAAAGCCAAGAAGGACAAG AAAAAACGCGACAAGAAGCTGAAAAAGAAGTCACGCGCCCGTGCCAGCTCGACGGATTCGGAGCGCTCAAA CTCTCCATCACGGAAGGAGAACAAGTCGGACAAGTCGCGTGGGGTTAAGGCTTCCAAGTCCGATGAGAAGACTTCGCAGCAGGACAAGGCGACAACGCGCAGCCGTTCTCGAGAGCGTCGCAAGGATACAAAAGCCAGGCCGCAGGAATCCTCCATAGACAGTCGACGTCACAGGTCGAGAGAACGGTCTGCGGTTACCCCACCACGCAAGGAGCCGGAAAGGCGAGAGCGCTCAAAGGACAGGCAGAGGTCCAAGGAAAGACAGCGATCGAGGGAAAGACTGCGTTCTAAGGAAAGATTGCGGTCTAGGGAAAGACAGCGATCCAAGGAGAGACAGAGATCCAAGGAAAGACAGCGGTCCAAAGAAAGACAGCGATCCAAGTCCAAGGAAAGACAGAGAAGCAAGGATAGACAACGATCCAAGGAAAGACAGCGATCCAAGGAGAGACAGAGGTCCAAGGATAGACAAAGATCCACGGAAAGGCACAGGTCCAAGGATAAAAAACAATCGGTGGACAAAAGGCGAGACAGGTCCAAGGATCGATCAAAGGAAAAGCAGAGGTCCAACGAGAGGCAACGATCAAAAGAAAGGCCGCTATCCAAGGATAGGCAAGGAGTAAAGGAAAGGCAACGCTCCAAGGAAAGGCAACACTCCAAAGAAAGGCAACGCTCCAAGGAGAGGCAACGATCAAGGGAACGTCAACGCTCCAAGGACAGGCAACGCTCCAAGGAGCGGCAGCGCTCCAAGGACAGGCAACGCTCCAAGGAACGGCAGCGCTCCAGGGATCGCCCAGCCAAGGAATCCCGGCCCACAAACTCGCCCAAGGAGCGAAGCCCCAAAAAGAAGGACGACCGCCGTCAACGATCGCCATCCAATGCGAGCAGGAAGCGAACCGATGACACCAAGTTAAGCCGCAATTCCCGATCCCAATCGCCAGCCCATTCCCCAGAGGCGCCGCCCAAGAAGACGGTTCCGACGCCAGCCTTCAATCCCTTCAAGGCCGCCGAAGACACAGTGAACGATATTCTGGGCACAAAGTCGGTGATGGTGGCCCTGGAGCAGACCAAGCGACAGAGGGCGGCTTCCAGCTCTAGCTCGGATTCCGATAGCTCTAGTAGTAGTTCGTCTGCCTCTCGGACGCCATCACCCAAGCCCACtcccaaaaaaacaaaaaagaggAGTAGGACACCAGAGCCGAAAGAGGTAAAGAAGGAAGCTAGTCCCAAGAAAGAGCGCCGCAGGAGTGTGAAGCGGGAGCGTTCGAACTCCCCGCAGGTAGTGAAGTCAAAGAACAAGCTGGTTGATCCGAGTCCCAAACCAGCGAGGCGTCGTTCCCGCTCAAGTTCCTCGGAGTTGCGATACTCGCCTGCCGAACGGCATCCGGAGCGCTACCAGGACATTATCCAGGACAAGAAGCGGCCGTCCAAGGCTAGGGAAGCCCCATCCACGAAACCTGCACCAGTGGTCCGGTTAAGGGCACAAAGCGACGACGGAAGCGATGCCGAAACAGGAGTGGATGGCACCGCTTTGGAGGAATTCCAGCAGAGTAGGCGGGAGCGCGAGGAGCAGCAGGAACTTCGCATGCTGGAGCAGCTAAAGTCGGGGATCGCGGCCAAGGCCAAGCAGAAGATCAGGATCATGGAAAAGGACCCGGCCAAAGAGGGCAGCGAA CCCCTAGTCGCGGCGCTCGCGGACAGTTCGCTGGTGGACGCCATCGTCTCCAAGGTATCCACGGCCACCGTggcggcggcagcggcggcggaGAGTGCGGCTCGCAGGAGCAGGAGTCGGGAGCGCAGGAGCCGGAGTCGCAGCAAGCGGCGCACGAGCGGAAGCCATCATCGCCATCACTCCAGCAGCCGCTCGAGATC GCGGTACAGCTCATCCAGCAGTCGGAGCGGATCGCGCAGTTCCAGGTCCCGCTCCGGGTCGCACTCCTCCCGCTCCAGCTGCTCCTCGCACAGCAGCTCGGGCAGCTCCTCCTCCGGCAGCGGCTCCGCATCATCACAGTCCGGCTCCCGGTCACCCTCCATCCCCAGGCGTCGCGGCTCGCCCAGCTTTCTGGACAGACGTCGCATAACGAG TGCTCGCAAGCGACCGATTCCGTATCACCACAAAGCCACCGGGGAGGGGGAGGCGGCGGAGGAGGCCTCCAGTTGCTGCTCCAGTTGCTTCAGCCGCGCCAGCAGTCCCGCCACGCCCCTCCTCACGCCACTGCGCAACAGCCGGAGTCCCTCGATGGCCGCCTTCTGA
- the Srrm234 gene encoding zinc finger CCCH domain-containing protein 13 isoform X4 — protein MGQGKTDLAKDEFGRVAARDTHQIAEAQQQKNAKLREAFNISEYFVEGSSFDSDRKAKEDLAKSVALQKELDAQRESLAAAAAAAAAGKDKETGKRYALVRTPSRERERERDRDGGDAVASGDEREHVSKSDKKKRKKRARESSASPERKKDKKKKSKKHKKESKSKKKKSRKRKHSESGRDSDKDSDEEDDSSEEDRRESKSARKKAKKDKDSFQWLSCSFKKRDKKLKKKSRARASSTDSERSNSPSRKENKSDKSRGVKASKSDEKTSQQDKATTRSRSRERRKDTKARPQESSIDSRRHRSRERSAVTPPRKEPERRERSKDRQRSKERQRSRERLRSKERLRSRERQRSKERQRSKERQRSKERQRSKSKERQRSKDRQRSKERQRSKERQRSKDRQRSTERHRSKDKKQSVDKRRDRSKDRSKEKQRSNERQRSKERPLSKDRQGVKERQRSKERQHSKERQRSKERQRSRERQRSKDRQRSKERQRSKDRQRSKERQRSRDRPAKESRPTNSPKERSPKKKDDRRQRSPSNASRKRTDDTKLSRNSRSQSPAHSPEAPPKKTVPTPAFNPFKAAEDTVNDILGTKSVMVALEQTKRQRAASSSSSDSDSSSSSSSASRTPSPKPTPKKTKKRSRTPEPKEVKKEASPKKERRRSVKRERSNSPQVVKSKNKLVDPSPKPARRRSRSSSSELRYSPAERHPERYQDIIQDKKRPSKAREAPSTKPAPVVRLRAQSDDGSDAETGVDGTALEEFQQSRREREEQQELRMLEQLKSGIAAKAKQKIRIMEKDPAKEGSEVSGSDLVTATKRNSLSEFLVANNVTALINPLTTTTPPPPLAVILPLEQRKESPAPLRDPEQELSVSVEEPLNKKRDASTPPICKTPHVAANGEAKSPTVGHKIHMHHRPPPQHLHHPPQQQQHPQHPPGKRIFHNRTLNNNPNSRHSTNNPHACGGGGVPHSNPNSSTSSGNSGSNPGMLPFLAGTPGTYNRTTNRLNHGPLLTATHYNICKNHQHSLQQQQAQHLARGLVYNSALFGHGPRHPGLLSLTGAGVGVGGQGAPLLGHPPLVRGGGGPISFNAAAAAAAVAANSISYHHHHHQHQQKPKIVIKPFKIHDPQPLVAALADSSLVDAIVSKVSTATVAAAAAAESAARRSRSRERRSRSRSKRRTSGSHHRHHSSSRSRSRYSSSSSRSGSRSSRSRSGSHSSRSSCSSHSSSGSSSSGSGSASSQSGSRSPSIPRRRGSPSFLDRRRITSARKRPIPYHHKATGEGEAAEEASSCCSSCFSRASSPATPLLTPLRNSRSPSMAAF, from the exons ATGGGACAGGGCAAAACAGATCTGGCAAAGGATGAATTTGGACGCGTAGC CGCTCGCGACACCCATCAAATAGCTGAGGCTCAGCAGCAGAAGAACGCAAAGCTGCGCGAGGCCTTTAACATATCCGAGTACTTCGTGGAGGGCAGCAGCTTCGACAGCGATCGCAAGGCAAAGGAGGACCTGGCCAAAAGCGTGGCTCTGCAAAAGGAACTGGACGCCCAGCGCGAGAGCCTCGCGGCGGCGGCAGCTGCCGCAGCAGCAGGCAAGGACAAGGAGACCGGGAAGCGCTATGCCCTAGTGCGCACTCCCTCCCGCGAACGGGAGCGGGAACGCGATCGCGATGGAGGCGATGCAGTGGCCAGCGGGGATGAGCGCGAGCATGTCTCCAAGTCGGACAAGAAGAAGCGCAAGAAGCGCGCCAGAGAGAG TTCGGCCAGTCCTGAGCGCAAGAAGGACAAGAAGAAAAAGTCGAAGAAGCACAAGAAAGAGAG TAAGTCGAAGAAGAAAAAGTCGCGTAAGCGCAAGCACAGCGAGAGTGGCCGGGATAGCGACAAGGATAGCGATGAGGAGGACGACAGCAGCGAGGAGGATCGGCGCGAGTCGAAGAGTGCCCGCAAGAAAGCCAAGAAGGACAAG GATAGCTTTCAATGGCTCTCTTGTAGTTTT AAAAAACGCGACAAGAAGCTGAAAAAGAAGTCACGCGCCCGTGCCAGCTCGACGGATTCGGAGCGCTCAAA CTCTCCATCACGGAAGGAGAACAAGTCGGACAAGTCGCGTGGGGTTAAGGCTTCCAAGTCCGATGAGAAGACTTCGCAGCAGGACAAGGCGACAACGCGCAGCCGTTCTCGAGAGCGTCGCAAGGATACAAAAGCCAGGCCGCAGGAATCCTCCATAGACAGTCGACGTCACAGGTCGAGAGAACGGTCTGCGGTTACCCCACCACGCAAGGAGCCGGAAAGGCGAGAGCGCTCAAAGGACAGGCAGAGGTCCAAGGAAAGACAGCGATCGAGGGAAAGACTGCGTTCTAAGGAAAGATTGCGGTCTAGGGAAAGACAGCGATCCAAGGAGAGACAGAGATCCAAGGAAAGACAGCGGTCCAAAGAAAGACAGCGATCCAAGTCCAAGGAAAGACAGAGAAGCAAGGATAGACAACGATCCAAGGAAAGACAGCGATCCAAGGAGAGACAGAGGTCCAAGGATAGACAAAGATCCACGGAAAGGCACAGGTCCAAGGATAAAAAACAATCGGTGGACAAAAGGCGAGACAGGTCCAAGGATCGATCAAAGGAAAAGCAGAGGTCCAACGAGAGGCAACGATCAAAAGAAAGGCCGCTATCCAAGGATAGGCAAGGAGTAAAGGAAAGGCAACGCTCCAAGGAAAGGCAACACTCCAAAGAAAGGCAACGCTCCAAGGAGAGGCAACGATCAAGGGAACGTCAACGCTCCAAGGACAGGCAACGCTCCAAGGAGCGGCAGCGCTCCAAGGACAGGCAACGCTCCAAGGAACGGCAGCGCTCCAGGGATCGCCCAGCCAAGGAATCCCGGCCCACAAACTCGCCCAAGGAGCGAAGCCCCAAAAAGAAGGACGACCGCCGTCAACGATCGCCATCCAATGCGAGCAGGAAGCGAACCGATGACACCAAGTTAAGCCGCAATTCCCGATCCCAATCGCCAGCCCATTCCCCAGAGGCGCCGCCCAAGAAGACGGTTCCGACGCCAGCCTTCAATCCCTTCAAGGCCGCCGAAGACACAGTGAACGATATTCTGGGCACAAAGTCGGTGATGGTGGCCCTGGAGCAGACCAAGCGACAGAGGGCGGCTTCCAGCTCTAGCTCGGATTCCGATAGCTCTAGTAGTAGTTCGTCTGCCTCTCGGACGCCATCACCCAAGCCCACtcccaaaaaaacaaaaaagaggAGTAGGACACCAGAGCCGAAAGAGGTAAAGAAGGAAGCTAGTCCCAAGAAAGAGCGCCGCAGGAGTGTGAAGCGGGAGCGTTCGAACTCCCCGCAGGTAGTGAAGTCAAAGAACAAGCTGGTTGATCCGAGTCCCAAACCAGCGAGGCGTCGTTCCCGCTCAAGTTCCTCGGAGTTGCGATACTCGCCTGCCGAACGGCATCCGGAGCGCTACCAGGACATTATCCAGGACAAGAAGCGGCCGTCCAAGGCTAGGGAAGCCCCATCCACGAAACCTGCACCAGTGGTCCGGTTAAGGGCACAAAGCGACGACGGAAGCGATGCCGAAACAGGAGTGGATGGCACCGCTTTGGAGGAATTCCAGCAGAGTAGGCGGGAGCGCGAGGAGCAGCAGGAACTTCGCATGCTGGAGCAGCTAAAGTCGGGGATCGCGGCCAAGGCCAAGCAGAAGATCAGGATCATGGAAAAGGACCCGGCCAAAGAGGGCAGCGAAGTAAGTGGCAGCGACCTGGTGACGGCTACTAAACGTAACTCGCTAAGCGAATTCCTTGTTGCTAACAATGTGACCGCTTTGATTAACCCACTGACAACGACCACGCCCCCTCCGCCCTTGGCGGTGATCCTGCCGCTGGAGCAGCGCAAGGAGTCGCCGGCGCCGCTGCGGGATCCGGAACAGGAGCTGTCCGTGTCTGTGGAGGAGCCGCTCAACAAGAAAAGGGACGCCAGCACACCGCCCATTTGCAAGACGCCCCACGTGGCGGCGAATGGCGAGGCCAAGAGTCCGACAGTGGGTCACAAGATCCACATGCACCACAGGCCGCCTCCACAGCACCTGCATCACccgccgcagcagcagcaacatccgCAGCATCCGCCGGGGAAGCGCATCTTCCACAACCGCACTCTGAACAATAACCCTAACAGTAGACATAGTACTAACAACCCTCATGCATGTGGTGGTGGCGGGGTCCCTCATTCGAATCCCAACAGTAGCACTAGCAGCGGAAACAGCGGCAGCAATCCGGGGATGCTGCCCTTCCTGGCCGGCACGCCGGGCACCTACAACCGCACCACCAATCGCCTCAACCACGGCCCCCTGCTGACCGCCACCCACTACAACATCTGCAAAAACCATCAGCACAgtctgcagcagcagcaggcccAACACCTGGCCCGTGGCCTGGTCTACAACTCGGCTCTCTTCGGGCACGGACCCCGGCATCCGGGACTCCTGTCCCTGACGGGAGCTGGCGTGGGCGTGGGTGGGCAGGGTGCTCCGCTGCTGGGTCATCCGCCGCTTGTCCGGGGTGGTGGCGGTCCCATTAGCTTCAATGCGGCGGCAGCGGCTGCGGCCGTGGCTGCCAATAGTATTAGCtaccatcatcatcaccatcaGCACCAACAGAAACCGAAAATCGTTATAAAACCCTTCAAAATTCACGATCCACAGCCCCTAGTCGCGGCGCTCGCGGACAGTTCGCTGGTGGACGCCATCGTCTCCAAGGTATCCACGGCCACCGTggcggcggcagcggcggcggaGAGTGCGGCTCGCAGGAGCAGGAGTCGGGAGCGCAGGAGCCGGAGTCGCAGCAAGCGGCGCACGAGCGGAAGCCATCATCGCCATCACTCCAGCAGCCGCTCGAGATC GCGGTACAGCTCATCCAGCAGTCGGAGCGGATCGCGCAGTTCCAGGTCCCGCTCCGGGTCGCACTCCTCCCGCTCCAGCTGCTCCTCGCACAGCAGCTCGGGCAGCTCCTCCTCCGGCAGCGGCTCCGCATCATCACAGTCCGGCTCCCGGTCACCCTCCATCCCCAGGCGTCGCGGCTCGCCCAGCTTTCTGGACAGACGTCGCATAACGAG TGCTCGCAAGCGACCGATTCCGTATCACCACAAAGCCACCGGGGAGGGGGAGGCGGCGGAGGAGGCCTCCAGTTGCTGCTCCAGTTGCTTCAGCCGCGCCAGCAGTCCCGCCACGCCCCTCCTCACGCCACTGCGCAACAGCCGGAGTCCCTCGATGGCCGCCTTCTGA
- the Srrm234 gene encoding serine/arginine repetitive matrix protein 2 isoform X6 produces the protein MYNGIGLTTPRGSGTNGHVQRNWACVRPGKKDKDYRAEDDTKKLDAQLNRPPNKEILDHDRKRKIEVKCLEFEEILEKQGRTPEEIKTQVDSFRQKLMGQGKTDLAKDEFGRVAARDTHQIAEAQQQKNAKLREAFNISEYFVEGSSFDSDRKAKEDLAKSVALQKELDAQRESLAAAAAAAAAGKDKETGKRYALVRTPSRERERERDRDGGDAVASGDEREHVSKSDKKKRKKRARESSASPERKKDKKKKSKKHKKESKSKKKKSRKRKHSESGRDSDKDSDEEDDSSEEDRRESKSARKKAKKDKDSFQWLSCSFKKRDKKLKKKSRARASSTDSERSNSPSRKENKSDKSRGVKASKSDEKTSQQDKATTRSRSRERRKDTKARPQESSIDSRRHRSRERSAVTPPRKEPERRERSKDRQRSKERQRSRERLRSKERLRSRERQRSKERQRSKERQRSKERQRSKSKERQRSKDRQRSKERQRSKERQRSKDRQRSTERHRSKDKKQSVDKRRDRSKDRSKEKQRSNERQRSKERPLSKDRQGVKERQRSKERQHSKERQRSKERQRSRERQRSKDRQRSKERQRSKDRQRSKERQRSRDRPAKESRPTNSPKERSPKKKDDRRQRSPSNASRKRTDDTKLSRNSRSQSPAHSPEAPPKKTVPTPAFNPFKAAEDTVNDILGTKSVMVALEQTKRQRAASSSSSDSDSSSSSSSASRTPSPKPTPKKTKKRSRTPEPKEVKKEASPKKERRRSVKRERSNSPQVVKSKNKLVDPSPKPARRRSRSSSSELRYSPAERHPERYQDIIQDKKRPSKAREAPSTKPAPVVRLRAQSDDGSDAETGVDGTALEEFQQSRREREEQQELRMLEQLKSGIAAKAKQKIRIMEKDPAKEGSEPLVAALADSSLVDAIVSKVSTATVAAAAAAESAARRSRSRERRSRSRSKRRTSGSHHRHHSSSRSRSRYSSSSSRSGSRSSRSRSGSHSSRSSCSSHSSSGSSSSGSGSASSQSGSRSPSIPRRRGSPSFLDRRRITSARKRPIPYHHKATGEGEAAEEASSCCSSCFSRASSPATPLLTPLRNSRSPSMAAF, from the exons ATGTACAACGGCATTGGACTGACCACGCCCCGTGGCTCCGGCACAAACGGACACGTGCAGCGAAACTGGGCGTGTGTGCGTCCCGGGAAGAAGGACAAGGACTACCGCGCCGAGGACGACACCAAGAAGCTGGACGCCCAGCTGAACAGGCCGCCCAACAAGGAGATCCTGGACCACGACCGTAAGCGCAAGATCGAAGTCAAGTGCCTGGAATTCGAGGAGATTCTCGAGAAGCAGGG ACGCACACCGGAGGAAATCAAGACGCAGGTGGACTCCTTCCGCCAGAAGTTGATGGGACAGGGCAAAACAGATCTGGCAAAGGATGAATTTGGACGCGTAGC CGCTCGCGACACCCATCAAATAGCTGAGGCTCAGCAGCAGAAGAACGCAAAGCTGCGCGAGGCCTTTAACATATCCGAGTACTTCGTGGAGGGCAGCAGCTTCGACAGCGATCGCAAGGCAAAGGAGGACCTGGCCAAAAGCGTGGCTCTGCAAAAGGAACTGGACGCCCAGCGCGAGAGCCTCGCGGCGGCGGCAGCTGCCGCAGCAGCAGGCAAGGACAAGGAGACCGGGAAGCGCTATGCCCTAGTGCGCACTCCCTCCCGCGAACGGGAGCGGGAACGCGATCGCGATGGAGGCGATGCAGTGGCCAGCGGGGATGAGCGCGAGCATGTCTCCAAGTCGGACAAGAAGAAGCGCAAGAAGCGCGCCAGAGAGAG TTCGGCCAGTCCTGAGCGCAAGAAGGACAAGAAGAAAAAGTCGAAGAAGCACAAGAAAGAGAG TAAGTCGAAGAAGAAAAAGTCGCGTAAGCGCAAGCACAGCGAGAGTGGCCGGGATAGCGACAAGGATAGCGATGAGGAGGACGACAGCAGCGAGGAGGATCGGCGCGAGTCGAAGAGTGCCCGCAAGAAAGCCAAGAAGGACAAG GATAGCTTTCAATGGCTCTCTTGTAGTTTT AAAAAACGCGACAAGAAGCTGAAAAAGAAGTCACGCGCCCGTGCCAGCTCGACGGATTCGGAGCGCTCAAA CTCTCCATCACGGAAGGAGAACAAGTCGGACAAGTCGCGTGGGGTTAAGGCTTCCAAGTCCGATGAGAAGACTTCGCAGCAGGACAAGGCGACAACGCGCAGCCGTTCTCGAGAGCGTCGCAAGGATACAAAAGCCAGGCCGCAGGAATCCTCCATAGACAGTCGACGTCACAGGTCGAGAGAACGGTCTGCGGTTACCCCACCACGCAAGGAGCCGGAAAGGCGAGAGCGCTCAAAGGACAGGCAGAGGTCCAAGGAAAGACAGCGATCGAGGGAAAGACTGCGTTCTAAGGAAAGATTGCGGTCTAGGGAAAGACAGCGATCCAAGGAGAGACAGAGATCCAAGGAAAGACAGCGGTCCAAAGAAAGACAGCGATCCAAGTCCAAGGAAAGACAGAGAAGCAAGGATAGACAACGATCCAAGGAAAGACAGCGATCCAAGGAGAGACAGAGGTCCAAGGATAGACAAAGATCCACGGAAAGGCACAGGTCCAAGGATAAAAAACAATCGGTGGACAAAAGGCGAGACAGGTCCAAGGATCGATCAAAGGAAAAGCAGAGGTCCAACGAGAGGCAACGATCAAAAGAAAGGCCGCTATCCAAGGATAGGCAAGGAGTAAAGGAAAGGCAACGCTCCAAGGAAAGGCAACACTCCAAAGAAAGGCAACGCTCCAAGGAGAGGCAACGATCAAGGGAACGTCAACGCTCCAAGGACAGGCAACGCTCCAAGGAGCGGCAGCGCTCCAAGGACAGGCAACGCTCCAAGGAACGGCAGCGCTCCAGGGATCGCCCAGCCAAGGAATCCCGGCCCACAAACTCGCCCAAGGAGCGAAGCCCCAAAAAGAAGGACGACCGCCGTCAACGATCGCCATCCAATGCGAGCAGGAAGCGAACCGATGACACCAAGTTAAGCCGCAATTCCCGATCCCAATCGCCAGCCCATTCCCCAGAGGCGCCGCCCAAGAAGACGGTTCCGACGCCAGCCTTCAATCCCTTCAAGGCCGCCGAAGACACAGTGAACGATATTCTGGGCACAAAGTCGGTGATGGTGGCCCTGGAGCAGACCAAGCGACAGAGGGCGGCTTCCAGCTCTAGCTCGGATTCCGATAGCTCTAGTAGTAGTTCGTCTGCCTCTCGGACGCCATCACCCAAGCCCACtcccaaaaaaacaaaaaagaggAGTAGGACACCAGAGCCGAAAGAGGTAAAGAAGGAAGCTAGTCCCAAGAAAGAGCGCCGCAGGAGTGTGAAGCGGGAGCGTTCGAACTCCCCGCAGGTAGTGAAGTCAAAGAACAAGCTGGTTGATCCGAGTCCCAAACCAGCGAGGCGTCGTTCCCGCTCAAGTTCCTCGGAGTTGCGATACTCGCCTGCCGAACGGCATCCGGAGCGCTACCAGGACATTATCCAGGACAAGAAGCGGCCGTCCAAGGCTAGGGAAGCCCCATCCACGAAACCTGCACCAGTGGTCCGGTTAAGGGCACAAAGCGACGACGGAAGCGATGCCGAAACAGGAGTGGATGGCACCGCTTTGGAGGAATTCCAGCAGAGTAGGCGGGAGCGCGAGGAGCAGCAGGAACTTCGCATGCTGGAGCAGCTAAAGTCGGGGATCGCGGCCAAGGCCAAGCAGAAGATCAGGATCATGGAAAAGGACCCGGCCAAAGAGGGCAGCGAA CCCCTAGTCGCGGCGCTCGCGGACAGTTCGCTGGTGGACGCCATCGTCTCCAAGGTATCCACGGCCACCGTggcggcggcagcggcggcggaGAGTGCGGCTCGCAGGAGCAGGAGTCGGGAGCGCAGGAGCCGGAGTCGCAGCAAGCGGCGCACGAGCGGAAGCCATCATCGCCATCACTCCAGCAGCCGCTCGAGATC GCGGTACAGCTCATCCAGCAGTCGGAGCGGATCGCGCAGTTCCAGGTCCCGCTCCGGGTCGCACTCCTCCCGCTCCAGCTGCTCCTCGCACAGCAGCTCGGGCAGCTCCTCCTCCGGCAGCGGCTCCGCATCATCACAGTCCGGCTCCCGGTCACCCTCCATCCCCAGGCGTCGCGGCTCGCCCAGCTTTCTGGACAGACGTCGCATAACGAG TGCTCGCAAGCGACCGATTCCGTATCACCACAAAGCCACCGGGGAGGGGGAGGCGGCGGAGGAGGCCTCCAGTTGCTGCTCCAGTTGCTTCAGCCGCGCCAGCAGTCCCGCCACGCCCCTCCTCACGCCACTGCGCAACAGCCGGAGTCCCTCGATGGCCGCCTTCTGA